In Xenopus tropicalis strain Nigerian chromosome 5, UCB_Xtro_10.0, whole genome shotgun sequence, one genomic interval encodes:
- the rnf146 gene encoding E3 ubiquitin-protein ligase rnf146: protein MAGCGEVSHSANMLPTNKKLVEPCPNSAPSLSVPECAICLQTCVHPVSLPCKHIFCYLCVKGASWLGRRCALCRQEIPEDFLDKPTLLSPEELKSASRGNGEYAWYYEGRNGWWQYDERTSRELEDAFTKGKKSTEMLIAGFLYVADLENMVQYRRNEHGRRRKIKRDIVDIPKKGVAGLRLECDAANVNLARESSADGADNMAALGASSSQPTPVLPTRLHTSLSTTASHALSHSDVTSSLENSFAQLQIGDPVIGRNNIGEGEEGQPLINARMPAPSALLEESEPSDSNDHGSPTLQHNSLLVPQSNRLPFGNP, encoded by the coding sequence ATGGCTGGTTGTGGTGAAGTTAGCCACTCTGCTAACATGCTGCCCACTAATAAGAAACTGGTTGAGCCTTGTCCCAACAGTGCTCCTTCATTGTCTGTTCCTGAATGTGCTATATGCCTGCAGACCTGTGTGCATCCAGTTAGTCTACCTTGTAAACACATATTCTGCTACTTGTGTGTGAAGGGGGCTTCTTGGCTTGGAAGGCGTTGTGCTTTGTGCAGACAAGAGATTCCTGAGGACTTTCTTGATAAGCCTACATTACTGTCACCTGAGGAACTGAAATCTGCAAGTAGGGGAAATGGAGAATATGCATGGTATTATGAGGGAAGAAATGGTTGGTGGCAGTATGATGAGCGGACAAGCAGAGAGCTTGAAGATGCCTTCACAAAAGGCAAAAAGAGCACAGAGATGTTGATAGCTGGCTTCCTCTATGTAGCAGACTTGGAGAACATGGTTCAATACAGGCGTAATGAGCATGGACGGCGTAGAAAAATCAAGAGAGATATTGTAGATATACCAAAAAAAGGAGTTGCTGGGCTAAGGCTTGAATGTGATGCAGCAAATGTAAATCTAGCGCGAGAGAGCTCAGCAGATGGTGCGGACAACATGGCAGCACTTGGAGCTTCTTCAAGTCAACCTACACCTGTGTTACCAACAAGGCTGCACACATCCCTCAGTACAACTGCAAGTCATGCCCTTTCACATTCTGATGTTACTTCTTCATTGGAGAACTCCTTTGCTCAGCTTCAGATTGGCGATCCTGTGATAGGCAGGAATAATATAGGTGAAGGTGAAGAAGGACAGCCTCTAATTAACGCTAGAATGCCAGCCCCCAGTGCTTTGCTGGAAGAATCAGAGCCAAGTGACAGTAATGACCATGGAAGTCCTACATTACAACATAATTCACTTCTTGTGCCACAAAGTAATAGGCTCCCATTTGGTAATCCCTGA